The proteins below come from a single Miscanthus floridulus cultivar M001 chromosome 1, ASM1932011v1, whole genome shotgun sequence genomic window:
- the LOC136481308 gene encoding uncharacterized protein isoform X9: MVPRPGGRGGLDLPPCLLDAWKQSAAARARRPQPRSTSRPSRHTARMPPHMATISHRIAGSGPRVAVVAPPRPRGRAAVVAGAAAKGAHRERTLEGASDDLRAAAAKCLDWAPARRRGRAAFAPVLPTLDHCLFKMPPKGIQMEEGRRLGAGHQARPGTGHQARPPATRTRGAAGRDGRVPGGRAVPGALGPAARNRRQALPAREEDMAANGAAGGEFYPAAPLPFGLAEIRAAIPKHSWLSILGTLLPFWWTKVAIFRQSDPGGAGSHHACELQFLNWWSVPISERHFYYHMHFLDLILKSSVLN, from the exons ATGGTGCCGCGGCCAGGAGGTCGGGGCGGCCTGGATCTGCCACCGTGCCTCCTGGATGCCTGGAAGCAGAGCGCAGCAGCACGTGCGCGCAGGCCACAGCCCCGATCGACAAGCCGGCCGAGCAGGCACACCGCACGCATGCCTCCTCACATGGCGACGATCTCGCACCGGATCGCAGGGTCGGGCCCCCGCGTCGCCGTTGTGGCGCCGCCTCGCCCGCGGGGGCGCGCCGCCGTGGTCGCGGGAGCTGCCGCGAAGGGCGCACATCGGGAGCGGACGCTGGAGGGCGCGAGCGACGACCTGAGGGCCGCCGCGGCGAAGTGCCTGGACTGGGCTCCCGCGCGGCGTCGGGGGCGGGCCGCCTTCGCGCCCGTGCTCCCCACCCTCGACCACTGCCTCTTCAAG ATGCCCCCCAAGGGAATCCAGATGGAAGAG GGCAGGCGACTGGGCGCCGGCCACCAGGCCAGGCCGGGCACCGGCCACCAGGCGAGGCCGCCGGCCACCAGGACGCGAGGAGCGGCTGGACGCGACGGACGTGTGCCCGGCGGCCGCGCTGTGCCGGGAGCGCTGGGACCTGCTGCGCGCAACCGAAGACAGGCGCTCCCCGCTCGGGAGGAGGACATGGCGGCCAACGGCGCCGCGGGCGGGGAGTTCTACCCGGCTGCGCCGCTGCCGTTCGGGTTGGCGGAGATCCGTGCGGCCATCCCCAAGCACTCTTG GTTATCTATTTTAGGGACTTTGCTGCCTTTCTGGTGGACCAAAGTTGCAATCTTTAGGCAAAGTGATCCTGGTGGCGCTGGCAGCCACCATGCATGTG AGTTACAGTTCTTAAACTGGTGGTCTGTTCCTATTTCCGAAAGGCACTTCTATTACCATATGCACTTTCTGGATTTGATCCTCAAGTCAAGTGTGCTGAACTAA